One window from the genome of Leptospira johnsonii encodes:
- a CDS encoding LIC10362 family protein produces the protein MLYSVVLTLICLLALVLAIRNLGKFPKSLEEIRLEIETSFATPISGKSWIWFLFLISFFLLPFFWGLTFFLQSDANVLVIILGLFWIYFWSRTLILFR, from the coding sequence ATGCTGTATTCTGTCGTATTAACTTTGATTTGCCTTCTCGCTTTGGTTCTCGCGATCCGCAATCTAGGAAAATTTCCCAAAAGTTTAGAAGAAATCCGTCTAGAGATCGAGACCTCATTCGCTACTCCCATTAGTGGAAAGTCTTGGATCTGGTTCTTATTTCTGATTAGCTTTTTCCTTTTACCGTTTTTCTGGGGATTAACCTTCTTCCTTCAATCTGATGCAAATGTGTTGGTTATCATTTTAGGATTATTTTGGATCTATTTTTGGAGCAGAACACTCATTCTGTTCCGATAG
- a CDS encoding electron transfer flavoprotein subunit beta/FixA family protein: MKIIVLVKQVPDTETNIKVGDKSINEAGIKWIISPYDEFAIEEGLRLREKNGGEVIAVSLGPDRVQESLRQAYAMGADRAVQIKVDNYVPFDTVLTAELIANFAKAENADIIIGGRQSIDSDSSQVVIQVAEGLGIAHISFAVSLEISGTSVKATKEVEGGTQVVETSLPVAITAQKGLNEPRYPNLKGLMAAKKKPIETKTPADLGNPTSKIEVVSLEPPPPRIPGRKLEAADAKGYAEQLVKALREEAKVI; the protein is encoded by the coding sequence ATGAAGATCATCGTTTTAGTGAAACAGGTGCCTGACACCGAAACGAATATCAAAGTCGGGGACAAGTCCATCAATGAAGCCGGAATTAAATGGATTATCTCTCCGTACGACGAATTCGCAATCGAAGAGGGACTCAGATTACGTGAGAAAAACGGTGGAGAGGTTATTGCAGTCTCTCTAGGACCGGATCGCGTTCAAGAGTCTTTACGCCAAGCATACGCAATGGGAGCGGATCGTGCCGTTCAGATCAAAGTGGACAATTACGTTCCATTCGATACCGTTCTAACCGCAGAACTGATCGCAAATTTCGCGAAAGCTGAAAATGCAGATATCATCATCGGCGGACGCCAATCTATCGATAGCGATAGTTCCCAAGTAGTGATCCAAGTTGCAGAAGGACTCGGAATCGCTCATATTTCTTTCGCAGTTAGTTTAGAGATCAGCGGAACTTCCGTAAAAGCTACTAAAGAGGTAGAAGGTGGAACCCAAGTTGTGGAAACCAGCCTACCGGTAGCAATCACTGCTCAAAAAGGATTAAACGAACCTCGTTATCCTAACCTGAAAGGTTTGATGGCTGCTAAGAAGAAGCCTATCGAAACTAAAACTCCTGCAGATTTAGGAAATCCTACAAGCAAGATTGAAGTAGTTAGCCTGGAGCCCCCTCCACCTCGTATTCCTGGTCGCAAGTTAGAAGCGGCGGATGCGAAAGGTTACGCTGAACAATTAGTAAAAGCTCTTCGCGAAGAAGCTAAGGTTATCTAA
- a CDS encoding electron transfer flavoprotein subunit alpha/FixB family protein, with the protein MSNVLIVGELKNGELKKISKEITSAGRKIADALGGKVTALLIGSGVEKFAGDLGAVGADSIVTVNAGDFNAETWANLVAGVIQDKKPSVVLVPHTSQGKDYSPRVAVKVGAGIVADAVGLSVDGGKVVAKKPIYSGKAYGNFKITSDIAIFTVRPNSQEVVQKAGAGAAEAASPSAGDAKVKIVSSDLSGGNKVQLAEASIIVSGGRGIKGPENWPILQGLADVLGAALGASRAAVDAGWIAHSHQVGQTGKTVSPNCYIACGISGAIQHLAGMGSSKYIVAINKDGDAPIFKVATYGVVGDLFEVVPALTDEFKKVLG; encoded by the coding sequence GTGAGCAACGTTTTAATCGTAGGCGAACTCAAAAACGGAGAACTCAAAAAGATCTCCAAAGAAATCACTTCCGCTGGCCGCAAAATTGCGGACGCACTCGGAGGAAAAGTAACCGCTCTTCTCATCGGATCCGGAGTTGAAAAATTCGCAGGAGATCTGGGAGCAGTCGGCGCGGACAGCATAGTTACTGTAAATGCAGGAGACTTCAATGCGGAAACTTGGGCGAATTTAGTAGCCGGAGTTATTCAGGACAAAAAACCTTCCGTAGTTTTAGTTCCTCACACTTCTCAAGGAAAAGATTATTCTCCAAGAGTGGCTGTAAAAGTTGGAGCAGGAATCGTAGCAGATGCAGTAGGTCTTTCTGTAGACGGCGGAAAAGTAGTAGCTAAGAAGCCAATCTACTCCGGAAAAGCATACGGTAATTTCAAAATTACCAGCGATATCGCTATCTTCACTGTTCGTCCAAACTCTCAAGAAGTAGTACAAAAAGCTGGAGCAGGAGCTGCTGAAGCTGCAAGTCCATCCGCAGGAGACGCGAAAGTTAAAATCGTTTCTTCCGATCTAAGCGGCGGGAACAAAGTTCAATTGGCAGAAGCTTCTATCATCGTATCCGGCGGACGTGGAATTAAAGGACCTGAAAACTGGCCTATTCTCCAAGGTTTAGCGGACGTTTTAGGCGCAGCTTTGGGAGCTTCCCGTGCAGCGGTCGACGCTGGCTGGATTGCACATAGCCATCAAGTGGGTCAAACCGGTAAAACCGTTTCCCCGAACTGCTATATCGCATGCGGAATTTCCGGTGCGATCCAGCACTTAGCTGGAATGGGCTCTTCCAAGTATATCGTGGCTATCAATAAGGACGGAGACGCTCCTATCTTTAAAGTGGCTACCTACGGGGTCGTAGGAGATCTTTTCGAAGTCGTGCCGGCTCTGACCGACGAGTTTAAAAAAGTACTTGGATAA
- a CDS encoding LolA family protein, with protein MASSKGILSFLGAAALLVCGTSILSDPGKERLSGVIGKMAEISSFRASITINNELTGTLSYQKPNHIHVKFSDGRVIASNGRYLWFYSPSRGIVGKQDVKGMTGGMAGLLSGYEEVTPVGGSLRLKSATRTYEEIVVTLGPDNTPRSLRMKSRSTGEYTSVSFSGVQTGIGLPASLFNFGAPANAQIVENPLNERE; from the coding sequence ATGGCTTCATCCAAGGGTATCTTATCCTTTTTGGGTGCCGCAGCTCTACTGGTCTGCGGCACTTCTATTTTATCCGATCCTGGCAAGGAAAGGTTAAGCGGCGTCATCGGAAAGATGGCCGAGATTTCTAGTTTTCGGGCGAGTATTACGATCAATAACGAACTCACCGGAACTCTCTCTTATCAAAAACCAAATCATATCCATGTAAAATTTTCCGACGGAAGGGTTATCGCCTCCAACGGACGTTATCTTTGGTTTTATTCCCCTTCCAGAGGAATTGTAGGAAAACAAGACGTGAAAGGTATGACCGGGGGAATGGCCGGCCTACTCTCCGGATATGAAGAAGTAACTCCAGTGGGAGGTTCACTTCGACTAAAATCCGCGACCAGGACTTACGAAGAGATCGTAGTCACCTTGGGTCCGGATAATACTCCTCGTTCCCTCAGAATGAAGAGCAGATCCACCGGAGAATATACCTCCGTAAGTTTTTCCGGAGTCCAAACCGGTATAGGTTTACCTGCGTCTCTCTTCAATTTCGGAGCACCTGCAAACGCGCAAATTGTGGAGAACCCGCTTAACGAGAGGGAATAA
- the trpS gene encoding tryptophan--tRNA ligase: protein MRILTGVQPSGKLHLGNYFSVIRKLVDYQNKSDLFCFVADLHALTTFSSAKSQTENTYDAVCDFLALGIDPNKCAFWIQSEVPEVTELTWYLSMSITVPKLELAHSYKDKVAKGIVPSGGLFFYPVLMAADILAFNSDKVPVGKDQKQHLEYARDIAEKFNSQYGETFKLPEPEIDEETAIVPGVDGAKMSKSYGNTINFFDDEKKLKKSVMGILTDSAGVDESKDYEKSIIYSIHSLFLDESGKKDLQSRFTNPGTGYGDLKKALLETILDYFGPYRKEREKIAADPTYVRSVMKKGSDKARAASSQILDKVREKLGIGISKVSA, encoded by the coding sequence ATGAGGATACTGACCGGAGTACAACCTTCTGGTAAATTACATTTAGGAAATTACTTCTCCGTTATACGCAAGTTAGTCGATTATCAAAACAAGTCAGATCTATTCTGTTTTGTGGCCGATCTACATGCTTTGACTACTTTTAGCTCCGCAAAGAGCCAAACAGAAAATACTTATGATGCTGTTTGTGATTTTTTAGCCTTAGGAATTGATCCGAACAAATGTGCTTTCTGGATCCAATCAGAAGTTCCAGAGGTTACAGAACTCACCTGGTATCTGAGCATGTCCATTACAGTTCCTAAATTGGAATTAGCACATTCTTATAAGGACAAGGTCGCAAAGGGAATCGTTCCAAGCGGAGGTCTTTTCTTTTATCCCGTGTTAATGGCTGCGGACATTCTCGCCTTTAATAGCGATAAGGTGCCGGTAGGAAAAGACCAAAAACAACATTTGGAATATGCACGAGATATTGCTGAGAAGTTCAACTCACAATACGGAGAAACTTTCAAACTTCCCGAACCTGAAATCGACGAAGAGACTGCGATCGTTCCAGGGGTAGACGGTGCAAAAATGTCCAAGTCTTACGGAAATACGATCAACTTTTTCGATGATGAGAAGAAGTTGAAAAAATCCGTAATGGGAATTCTCACAGATTCTGCCGGAGTAGACGAATCTAAGGATTATGAGAAAAGTATAATATACTCGATCCATTCTCTTTTCTTAGATGAATCCGGTAAAAAAGATCTACAATCCAGATTTACGAATCCAGGAACTGGTTATGGAGATCTCAAAAAAGCATTATTAGAAACGATCTTAGATTATTTCGGACCTTACCGAAAAGAAAGAGAGAAGATCGCGGCGGACCCTACCTATGTAAGATCCGTCATGAAAAAAGGATCCGATAAAGCAAGAGCGGCTTCTTCTCAGATCTTGGATAAAGTAAGGGAAAAACTCGGGATCGGAATTTCTAAAGTTTCGGCTTAA
- a CDS encoding ComEC/Rec2 family competence protein, with the protein MGEYLEQNYQDWIPSSLFSYLVLGLLSTLFLDVFFPNIVLVWTAVHSISIIFYSLLFFSNKKITCFSWGVILFFVLAISDYTKRSAPFLEESSSWKKEFSQKINQTLDRAKIEDRAREISIGLVLGDAKGLDKEFKKNAKEGGILHLFAASGLHLGILIGCMFAILKRIPFLGYYIPRILPVLFGLLYLVCLAFPISLARAWIFSTWILLQSLFFRKSKPADLLISSAGLVYLWDPVRSFGVSFLLSFGAVSGILLLLPCFQKCLPSISEDKTILRRFLGFWRENLLVSLSAGIGTLPSLIYYFGTYSFGSLGLNLILVPVCGILLPLLFFSLVLEAMYLSIIAQPIWQIVLFLLEILERTTLYWGESNWNWIHHYRGNTKFFGLGIWFLFLSFLFLWKLIPSNKNENSKLDLSNSIKNKTLRTALLKKIWILGFCICCGFQFLLATSSTWIRLPDVFFGDRFTFLIQEKNRLVLAGKCKYSPKILYKSLGKDPERFCGNSKSLNEIYIEHESCLDWISECLKRNQNLSLKYGGKEKPKISGFEKWTLIPRLGEFHLPDPGQKLIRFEVGKDSLLSLANRTKKGEGIILILPRFGIKEDPREWNRFRKQLGIAPGWKFIGSDELPGIPVL; encoded by the coding sequence ATGGGCGAATACTTGGAACAAAACTACCAGGACTGGATCCCTTCCTCCTTATTTTCCTATCTAGTTCTTGGACTTCTATCCACTTTATTCTTAGATGTTTTCTTTCCCAATATTGTCCTGGTCTGGACAGCAGTACATTCAATTAGTATAATATTCTATTCTCTTTTATTCTTCTCTAATAAAAAGATCACCTGCTTTTCCTGGGGGGTAATTCTATTCTTTGTTTTGGCTATCTCTGACTATACAAAAAGATCCGCTCCTTTTTTAGAAGAATCCAGCTCTTGGAAAAAAGAATTCTCCCAAAAGATCAACCAAACTTTGGATAGGGCAAAGATAGAAGATAGAGCCAGGGAAATTTCCATAGGTCTGGTTTTAGGAGATGCAAAAGGTCTAGACAAAGAATTTAAGAAAAATGCTAAAGAAGGAGGAATTTTACATTTATTCGCGGCCTCAGGCCTGCACCTGGGAATTTTGATCGGATGTATGTTCGCAATCTTAAAACGAATTCCTTTTTTAGGATATTATATTCCTAGAATACTCCCAGTTCTGTTCGGATTATTGTATTTAGTCTGTCTAGCTTTTCCTATCTCGCTTGCAAGAGCTTGGATATTTTCCACCTGGATACTGTTACAATCTTTGTTTTTTAGAAAGTCTAAACCGGCTGATCTATTGATCTCTTCCGCGGGGTTAGTTTATCTCTGGGATCCTGTCCGCTCTTTCGGAGTTTCTTTTTTACTTTCTTTCGGCGCAGTTTCCGGGATCCTACTTTTACTTCCCTGTTTTCAAAAATGTTTACCTTCAATCTCGGAAGACAAAACGATCTTACGCCGATTTCTAGGATTTTGGAGAGAAAACCTTTTAGTTTCCTTATCCGCAGGGATAGGCACTTTACCATCATTAATTTATTATTTTGGAACCTATAGTTTCGGGTCTCTTGGCTTAAACCTGATCTTAGTTCCGGTCTGTGGGATCTTACTTCCTCTATTATTTTTTTCTTTAGTATTGGAAGCAATGTATCTATCCATAATCGCTCAACCAATCTGGCAGATCGTCTTATTCCTTTTGGAAATTTTGGAAAGAACCACTCTCTATTGGGGAGAATCGAATTGGAATTGGATACACCATTATAGAGGAAATACAAAGTTTTTCGGTTTAGGGATTTGGTTCTTATTCTTAAGCTTTTTATTTCTCTGGAAATTGATCCCTTCTAACAAAAATGAAAATTCCAAATTAGATCTCTCTAATTCTATTAAGAATAAGACCCTTAGAACCGCGCTTCTCAAAAAGATCTGGATTCTGGGATTTTGCATTTGCTGCGGATTTCAATTTCTATTGGCAACTTCTTCCACATGGATCCGACTTCCTGATGTATTTTTTGGAGATCGTTTCACCTTTTTGATCCAAGAAAAAAATAGATTAGTTCTCGCAGGAAAATGTAAGTATAGTCCCAAAATTCTGTATAAGTCTTTAGGCAAAGATCCGGAAAGATTCTGTGGAAATTCGAAATCCCTAAACGAGATCTATATAGAACATGAATCCTGCCTGGACTGGATCTCTGAATGTTTGAAAAGAAATCAAAATCTATCTCTTAAATACGGAGGAAAAGAAAAACCAAAGATTTCAGGTTTTGAAAAATGGACCTTAATTCCTAGACTCGGGGAATTCCATCTACCTGATCCTGGCCAAAAACTGATCCGATTCGAAGTAGGAAAAGATTCACTTCTTAGTTTGGCCAACCGGACAAAAAAAGGAGAAGGGATCATACTGATCCTTCCAAGATTCGGGATCAAAGAAGATCCAAGAGAATGGAATCGATTTAGAAAACAGCTTGGAATCGCTCCCGGTTGGAAGTTTATTGGAAGTGATGAACTCCCCGGAATACCCGTTTTATAA
- the rsmA gene encoding 16S rRNA (adenine(1518)-N(6)/adenine(1519)-N(6))-dimethyltransferase RsmA, whose product MNSPEYPFYKPNVIREFLSERSSAPLKKWGQNFLIDPNAVKTLFSSAAPELLERSELILEIGPGLGALSHILYGLGKKLRLYEIDPVYYKWLNEFLPGTEIVLGDARDTLSNQENISSFLFGNLPYYITSELILLSLEKLPNLLGAVFLVQKEFAQRITKEISSLSIYAGAYGKFQSKKTIKAGCFYPSPNIDSSVLTFVSNRRFPKKESYQVLEILCRVLFWGKRKKIGSSIKEAPLDSFYPNGLPLKISQEDLRSKLKECLESAGISLDKRPEELKAEDFYKVVDLFRID is encoded by the coding sequence ATGAACTCCCCGGAATACCCGTTTTATAAACCAAATGTAATCCGGGAATTCCTGTCCGAAAGATCTTCTGCTCCGCTCAAAAAATGGGGACAAAACTTTCTAATAGATCCAAACGCTGTGAAAACTTTATTCTCCAGCGCGGCACCCGAACTTTTAGAAAGATCGGAACTGATCTTGGAGATCGGCCCGGGCTTAGGCGCGCTTTCCCATATTCTATACGGACTCGGAAAAAAACTGAGATTATACGAGATCGATCCAGTATATTATAAATGGTTAAATGAGTTTCTTCCAGGAACGGAGATCGTTTTAGGAGACGCAAGAGATACATTATCTAACCAGGAGAATATTAGCAGTTTTTTATTCGGTAATCTACCCTATTATATCACTTCCGAACTTATCCTTCTTTCTTTGGAAAAACTTCCGAATTTATTGGGAGCAGTCTTTTTAGTCCAAAAAGAATTCGCTCAAAGGATCACTAAGGAAATCTCTTCTCTCTCTATCTACGCGGGAGCATATGGAAAATTCCAAAGTAAAAAGACCATCAAGGCGGGATGTTTTTATCCTTCTCCCAATATCGATTCAAGCGTTCTTACATTCGTTTCGAACAGAAGATTTCCCAAAAAAGAGTCTTACCAAGTTTTGGAAATTTTATGCAGAGTCTTATTTTGGGGAAAAAGAAAAAAGATAGGTTCTTCTATCAAAGAAGCTCCCTTGGATTCTTTTTATCCGAACGGTCTTCCTCTCAAGATCTCCCAAGAAGATCTAAGATCTAAATTGAAAGAATGTCTAGAGTCCGCAGGAATCTCCTTAGATAAAAGACCGGAAGAATTGAAAGCGGAAGACTTTTATAAGGTTGTGGATCTTTTTCGGATCGATTAA
- the rsgA gene encoding ribosome small subunit-dependent GTPase A, which produces MDQKPSLNLSVWDADREKEFIKISEDLGISDPISARIIGEQGQEFRLELGNTKEEGTGTLTGALRFNADSSLDLPVAGDWVLVTKLSGEEYLIHKVLPRRSLLVRKVKGETLKPDPICANMDRIFLLQGLDGDFQPRRLERTLVQIWESKATPVVVLTKKDLYSDREEELKEKIDIVRKSCPGVEVFSVSNHKQEGLEELEMFWKDGSTSAFIGSSGVGKSSLLNLLIGERIRSVNEVRESDSKGRHTTTNRWMFRLESGAWILDTPGMREIQLWSDGSGLEETFPEIFEAASNCRFQDCSHISEPDCGVKNAIESGKISEERFKSYLKLKRELERTANLSAPNSVEFREQKAKWKSIHKEQKRMQQQRDRERYR; this is translated from the coding sequence ATGGATCAAAAACCATCTTTGAATTTATCCGTATGGGATGCGGATAGAGAAAAAGAATTTATCAAAATTTCAGAGGACCTAGGGATCTCCGATCCGATCTCTGCAAGGATTATCGGAGAACAAGGACAAGAGTTTCGACTCGAACTAGGAAATACAAAAGAAGAAGGTACCGGAACTTTAACCGGAGCACTTCGTTTTAATGCGGATTCTAGTTTGGATCTCCCGGTTGCAGGAGATTGGGTGCTAGTCACAAAACTAAGCGGAGAAGAATATCTTATCCACAAGGTTCTTCCTAGAAGAAGTTTACTCGTACGAAAAGTCAAAGGAGAAACTTTAAAACCGGATCCTATCTGTGCGAATATGGATCGGATCTTTCTTTTACAAGGTTTGGACGGGGACTTCCAACCAAGAAGATTGGAAAGGACTCTGGTGCAGATCTGGGAAAGTAAAGCGACACCTGTAGTTGTACTCACCAAGAAGGATCTGTATTCGGACAGAGAGGAAGAACTTAAGGAAAAGATCGACATCGTCCGAAAGTCTTGTCCTGGAGTGGAAGTATTTTCAGTTTCCAATCATAAACAAGAAGGTTTGGAAGAATTGGAAATGTTTTGGAAAGACGGATCCACTTCCGCCTTTATAGGATCTTCCGGAGTCGGTAAATCTTCTCTTCTCAATTTGTTGATCGGAGAAAGGATCAGATCCGTAAACGAAGTAAGAGAATCGGATTCCAAAGGAAGACATACAACTACGAATAGATGGATGTTTCGTTTGGAATCCGGCGCTTGGATATTGGATACTCCAGGTATGAGGGAGATCCAACTTTGGTCTGACGGTTCCGGATTAGAAGAAACCTTTCCTGAAATTTTCGAAGCGGCTTCTAATTGTAGATTCCAAGATTGTTCGCATATAAGCGAACCTGATTGTGGAGTGAAGAACGCGATAGAGTCGGGTAAAATTTCGGAAGAAAGATTTAAAAGTTATCTGAAACTTAAAAGAGAATTAGAAAGGACTGCGAATTTGAGCGCTCCTAACTCGGTTGAATTCAGGGAACAAAAAGCGAAGTGGAAATCCATCCACAAAGAACAAAAAAGAATGCAACAACAACGGGACCGAGAAAGGTATCGTTAG
- a CDS encoding HDOD domain-containing protein: MNINWYHFEKEGYYLSVRNVNERIEKLNPLYIRFTTLNKSVDKLISVLLDRYLVYLDAISLKESVFSILRESAMNAVKANSKRIFFAENNLNISNPDDYVRGMANFKKEMIKDKERYAALLEKVKFHCLITLAFNRTSFLMRVSNNAPIIPEELKRVENRIGKSKEYNDLGEVFADHADDSEGAGLGLAMSLLMLKNEGIAADSYKLKAEGGITSAYIKIPLDFKHRNVSYQRTVEIIAEIDKLPTFPENLNQIMSLINKPDSSIQQITEQVGRDVSLSTNILKLANSASFAQGRKVETLEDAIKLIGLSELNNILLSLGTKKILEERYKEFEHIWEMSSLSAYICRRLGERMGWKKTFLTNLVCAALLHNIGLVLLLSLEGDTIEKLTDISGKKLLPSTLGLEEAALGITHTSLGGMICEKWNFSDTIKVAAEYHHRPLMAKKESRDVVFAVYLSDWIIDCLDGKADPAAIHWEVLQHFGFKKDEEWLEFGKKVIEEYKAFQKYSS; encoded by the coding sequence ATGAATATAAATTGGTACCATTTCGAAAAGGAAGGATACTATCTGAGCGTTCGGAACGTAAACGAACGCATTGAAAAGCTAAATCCTCTCTATATCCGTTTTACCACCTTGAACAAAAGTGTGGATAAACTAATTAGCGTTCTTTTGGACAGGTACCTGGTCTATTTGGATGCGATCTCCCTCAAAGAATCCGTTTTTTCTATCTTAAGAGAAAGTGCCATGAATGCTGTTAAGGCAAATTCCAAGCGTATCTTTTTCGCCGAAAACAATCTGAATATTTCCAATCCGGACGATTATGTACGAGGGATGGCAAATTTCAAAAAGGAAATGATCAAGGACAAGGAACGATATGCAGCCTTGTTGGAAAAAGTGAAATTCCATTGTTTGATCACTCTTGCATTCAATCGAACCAGTTTCTTGATGAGAGTCTCGAATAACGCTCCCATCATTCCGGAGGAACTAAAACGAGTAGAGAACAGGATCGGTAAGAGTAAAGAATACAACGACTTGGGAGAGGTTTTCGCAGACCACGCGGATGACTCCGAAGGAGCAGGTCTTGGACTTGCAATGTCCCTTCTGATGTTAAAGAACGAAGGGATAGCTGCTGATTCTTATAAATTAAAGGCAGAAGGCGGGATCACTTCCGCTTATATCAAAATTCCGTTGGACTTCAAACATCGAAATGTTTCTTACCAACGTACTGTGGAAATTATCGCAGAGATAGATAAACTTCCCACATTCCCTGAAAACCTAAATCAGATCATGAGTCTGATAAATAAGCCTGATTCTTCTATACAACAGATCACCGAACAAGTCGGAAGGGACGTTTCTTTATCTACGAATATTTTAAAACTCGCCAATTCGGCTTCTTTTGCACAAGGAAGAAAGGTGGAAACATTAGAGGATGCGATCAAGCTGATCGGTCTATCAGAATTAAATAATATTCTCTTGAGCTTAGGAACTAAAAAGATCCTGGAAGAGAGATACAAAGAATTCGAACATATTTGGGAGATGTCCAGTCTTTCCGCTTATATATGCAGAAGATTAGGAGAAAGAATGGGATGGAAAAAGACATTCCTGACCAATCTGGTTTGTGCCGCACTTCTTCATAATATAGGACTTGTACTTTTACTTTCTTTAGAAGGGGATACGATTGAGAAGTTAACCGATATCTCCGGCAAAAAACTTTTACCTTCTACCTTAGGGCTCGAAGAAGCAGCCTTAGGTATCACTCATACTTCTTTAGGAGGTATGATCTGTGAAAAATGGAATTTTTCGGATACGATCAAGGTCGCTGCGGAATACCATCATAGACCATTGATGGCAAAAAAGGAATCCAGAGATGTTGTATTCGCGGTATATCTATCAGATTGGATCATAGATTGTCTGGATGGAAAAGCGGATCCGGCAGCCATTCACTGGGAAGTCTTACAACATTTCGGTTTCAAAAAAGACGAAGAATGGTTGGAGTTCGGTAAGAAGGTCATAGAAGAATACAAAGCCTTTCAGAAATATTCCAGCTGA
- a CDS encoding ABC transporter permease: MSSQTDFKFFISSAFRQIGTLLRLTFIQVLRRKAIFFYFSLLGFFLLGEWTCTTSVGGETSHGVSSYMYFILTSFWSLVFLVILTSDLLRQDMDSQVHTLWLSRPVDPFAYVGSKGLTLLICVVMFVLLAFGISSWFSLEIPWEFLWYQGTMMLVYSFFVLLVLLITLFSNQSLAIVSSLGLILLSCILDFVAYNQNIDMSEEASDIKKFVLKTVYWVLPQVGTVFYHSFALFLGKADPKNFYGPYSFVQVGVWIVILKSTLWWSTRHKEI; the protein is encoded by the coding sequence TTGAGTTCTCAGACCGATTTCAAATTTTTTATCTCCTCCGCGTTTCGCCAGATCGGCACCTTGCTTCGGCTAACGTTCATCCAAGTTCTGAGACGTAAGGCAATCTTCTTTTATTTTTCTCTGCTTGGCTTTTTTCTATTGGGAGAATGGACCTGTACTACTTCAGTAGGAGGAGAGACCAGTCACGGTGTTTCTTCCTATATGTATTTTATCCTAACTTCTTTTTGGAGTCTTGTCTTTTTAGTGATACTGACTTCGGACCTTCTCCGCCAAGACATGGATTCTCAGGTCCATACTCTTTGGTTGAGTCGTCCAGTGGATCCGTTTGCCTATGTGGGAAGTAAAGGACTCACTTTACTCATATGCGTAGTAATGTTCGTGCTTCTGGCTTTTGGGATCAGCTCTTGGTTCTCTTTGGAAATTCCTTGGGAGTTCCTTTGGTATCAAGGAACCATGATGTTGGTGTATTCGTTTTTTGTTCTATTGGTTCTTTTGATAACTCTATTCTCGAACCAATCCCTTGCGATTGTGAGTTCTCTTGGCCTCATTCTTTTAAGCTGTATTTTGGATTTTGTAGCCTATAACCAAAATATAGATATGTCTGAGGAAGCGAGCGATATCAAAAAATTCGTTCTAAAAACGGTCTACTGGGTTCTGCCCCAGGTCGGGACTGTTTTTTATCATTCTTTCGCACTTTTTCTGGGGAAGGCAGATCCTAAAAATTTCTACGGACCTTATTCTTTCGTCCAAGTAGGAGTATGGATCGTCATTTTAAAATCCACTCTTTGGTGGAGCACGCGGCACAAAGAGATTTAG